TAAAAAATTTATAGCACTAGCAGGTTTATCAAGATAAAGTAAAATTTTATCATTAAAAAGTTTTACCTCTAAAGGCTTTTCAATAGCTCTATAAACTCCATTTGGAGTTAAATCAAAAGTTCTTTGAAATTCTATATTTGCCTTTTTTAGATAATACTCCACCGCCAAAAGATGATAATATACTCTTAAATGCGTTGGCAAATTTTTGCTCGCTTCATTAGCAAAGGCTGCTTTGTGATTTGACACCACAAAATAAGTTAAAGCCTTTAGCATATCTTTATCATTGCTTTCTTGGGTTTTGGTGTTTTTTAAATGATATTGATGTTCTTCTTTAACCAAAGCTTTATTGATATTTTCCACTGCTTCTTTAGCAATATTTTCCAAATCTGCATATTTAGTAGAATTTACCTCACTTTGATCAATAATACTAGTATTACCCCAGCGATTTGGATTTTTATCTTTGCTTTCATATTGAGGTCTATAAAATCCACTTCCATCGTGCAAATTTATAACCATATTTACCTCAGGTTCCAAAATAAGCTTTTTTATGCGCTCTATAGTGTGAAAATCAGGATCGTTTTCATCTATATGGGCAAATTTTCTATTTAAATCTCCAAAATTTCCTCTATTTCTAGCAATAATACTTTCAAAAGCTAAATTTGGTGCGACAATAATTTTACCTTTAGTGATATTATAATCACTCAAAAGCAAACTAGCAGCATGAAACCCACCTGGCTCGTCTCCTTGTATACCTCCAAGGATTAAAACCGTATTATTATCATCTAAACTTTTTCCATTTTCTTTAACGCTAAACTCTAAAGCAAAAACCACATTTATAAAAATCAAAATACTTAAAAAATATCTCACTTCATTTCCTTATCTAAATAAAGCCTAACTTGCTTATCATACTCAAAAACATCTTCAATTTGGTTAATCTTTGGCACACCAAAATAATCCAATGCTTTAAAAATACCCTTGGCTATGTCTAAAAACTGCGCTTTTTGGGCTAAAAATTGATACACCATATATTCATTTGCACTATTTATAATCACACCCAAGTCAGGCTTTTTCAAAAGCTCATCTTTAAGTGAAAATATAGGATATTTTTTTAAACTAATTTTTTCAAATTTTAAACTTGGCATAGCTAACAAATCCAAATTTTCTATAAAGCTTTGTTCATGCTCATCTAAAATAGCTTGAGCTATAGACAAACGCATATTTGCATGAGAAAAATATGCACTCATACCACCATCTTTAAATTCACATAAAGCATGCACTAAAGACTTTCTTTCTATCAAAGCATCTATTTGTTTAATACCATAAAGATGATAAGCTTCGATGATTTCAAAAAGTTTATTACACATGCTAGCACTATCTATGGTGATCTTAGCTCCCATGCTCCAGTTAGGATGCTTAAGAGCTTCTTTTACGCTAACATTTTTTAAATCTTTGATTTTATAATTATAAAAGGCCCCGCCACTTGCTGTGATAAAAAGTTTTTTAATATCTTTTCTTTTATCTATCAAGCACTTTAGTGCTGCATGTTCGCTATCTATGGCCTTAATCTTAGAAGTGTCAAAAAATTTCCCTGCTACTACTAAGCTTTCTTTGTTTGCCAAGGCTAAAATTTTACCAAGCTTTTGCACCATAAGACTTGAACTTAAGCCTGCAAAACCTACTATAGCATTTACCACTAAAGAACTTTTGCACTCAGCTATCATCGCTTTTAAACCCTCTTGGCCACAAAAAATCCTATCATGATCAACTAAGGTTTTATCTTTTTCATCTTGTATACATACAAATTTAGGCTTAAAAAGAGCTATTTGCTCATTTAAAAGCTTGATATTTTTACCACAAGATAAGGCTTCTATGTTTATGTTTTTTTCTTTAGCAATAAAAAGAGTATTAACTCCTATACTTCCCGTGCTTCCAAGTACGATCATACTAAAGTTGCCATTGCAAATGCTGCAATGATAACAGCATCAATTCTATCTAAAACTCCCCCGTGTCCTGGGATTAAATTACCACTATCTTTAATACCTGCTTGTCTTTTAAAATAACTCTCAAGTAAATCCCCTATCACAGCAAAAATAGCTACGATTAAAGATATATAAATACTTTTTACCAAGCTAAATTCAAAAGAGCCTATGATGGTTCCTAAAATCCCCGCACAAACAATGCCACCTACAACACCTTCTAAGGTTTTATTTGGACTTGTTAGAGAAAAAGCTCTCTCGCCAATTAGTTTTCCTATAAAATACGCCCCACTATCGCAAGCAACGACAATCACTATAAGCCAAAATAATACAAACATACCCTCATAACTTAATACTTGATAAAGCATTAAAATAGGCAAAGTAGGATATATATAAGGCATAAGTTCATTTAAATTTTCACTTTTTTTATAAACTAAATATCCTAAAATCAAAATCAAAGTCAAGAGGCCTATAAAGAAAGGTTTATCTAAAAATGCTCCTATTGCAAAAACACACAAAGCCACAAAAACACTTGCATGTTTGCTTTTAAACATAGTTTTTGCTTCATTAAATGCCAAAAACAATAAAACACCAAAAATCGCAAAATTAATCAAAAAATTATCCACCAAAGCAACAACAGCTATCACAGCTATCATCACAATAGCACTAAGAATTCTTGTCTTTGAAAACATTTTTATCCTTTCTATATACTTAAATCAAGCAAATGAGAACTTTTTTTAACTACTTCTTGCCCCTCTTGTTCATCTTCATCTTCTTGCTCTTGTTCTTGATGATGTTTAGAATGCTTTTTTTCTTCCTCTTGCCTTTCTTTTACTTCATCACTTACTTCATGAGTTTGATTAACTTTTTCAAGTTTTTCAACCGCCTTTTCTTTTGCTTGAAATTCACTCATATTTACCAAAGTTGCAAAAGAATCTTTTGCCAATTCATTACTAGCTTGTGCTGAATGTACTGGTGCATTTTGGTTAGCAAAATGAATACCACCTATGGGACTTATAGGCATACTTACTCCTTTAAAACGCTTAAAGTCTTATAATTTGTATAATTTACAAAAGCCTTTTCTTTTATTTTTACAAAATTCTTACTAGTATAATCGACCAAATAAACTCCAGAACTTAGCTTGGAAAATTCCACACAAAGCTTTGCTGCAAATTCTAGCACTAATTGACTTATTTTTAATTTATTTGAAGTGATGATCACATGTGCACTAGGATAATCTTTTACATGCAACCAAATATCATCTTTTTTAGCTATTTTTAACAAGTATTCATTAGCTTTTTCATTGCGTCCTACGCTGATTTTAAACTCATCAAAATAAAAGCTACTAACCCCTGCATTTAACTCTTCTTTTTTGGTTTTTTTACTTTTTTTAGGCATTAAAACTTCTAATTCTCGCAAAGAAGTGCTTTTAGCAATTAAGTCTTTTAAATTTATTAGAAAATCAAGTTTTTCACTTAAAATTTCTCTTTCTATATTGATATTTTTAGCCTTTTGTTTTAGCTTTTTAGCCATTTTATAAAATTCATTCGCACTATTTTTAGGTGTATCTTCGAGTTTAAAGGCAAGCTCATTTGCATTAAAATCTTGCAAAATAAATTCTCTTTGATAATCTTTTAAAGAATTTAAATTAGCAAATAAAACATCTGCTTTTTGGCTTAATTCTTGAGCTTTTTTTAATAAATCGCTTTCTTGCTCTAAATTTTCTATACTCTCTTTAAGAGTAAAGATTTTTTTATCTATATTTAAAAGTTTATTTTCTTTTATATCTTTTAAGCGATCTTGCTGTAACTTTTTAGCACTTTCTTTAAAATACACATTAAAATCATCAATCTTTACAAATTCTTCTTTTATCTCATAAGCTTTTAAAGCTTGGAGTTTTTCGCCTATTTTTACAACGCGGTAGCTTTTATCTATATGACGCAAAGCTTCTATGATAATATCATCAGTGTCTGTGATGATTACATTAGTGTTTTTTCCTGTAAATTCAAAATAAATCTTAGCCCCATAAGCTTTGTAAGATTTTTCTGATAAAACTTCAAAAGATAAAATTCTATTATTTTCTAATACTTCTAAATTTAAAATCTTTGCGTTAGAGAAGTATTTTTTTAGCATAAAATCAAAAGGTGCATTATAGACTTTTGCTTGGAGTTTATCTTGGTAAATTCCACTTTTTCCACGCGTTAAGTCTAGTATAAAAGCTTGATGATCTAAGCTAAGCTCTAAGATATTATCATC
The DNA window shown above is from Campylobacter lari and carries:
- a CDS encoding phosphatidate cytidylyltransferase, translated to MFSKTRILSAIVMIAVIAVVALVDNFLINFAIFGVLLFLAFNEAKTMFKSKHASVFVALCVFAIGAFLDKPFFIGLLTLILILGYLVYKKSENLNELMPYIYPTLPILMLYQVLSYEGMFVLFWLIVIVVACDSGAYFIGKLIGERAFSLTSPNKTLEGVVGGIVCAGILGTIIGSFEFSLVKSIYISLIVAIFAVIGDLLESYFKRQAGIKDSGNLIPGHGGVLDRIDAVIIAAFAMATLV
- a CDS encoding M99 family carboxypeptidase catalytic domain-containing protein yields the protein MRYFLSILIFINVVFALEFSVKENGKSLDDNNTVLILGGIQGDEPGGFHAASLLLSDYNITKGKIIVAPNLAFESIIARNRGNFGDLNRKFAHIDENDPDFHTIERIKKLILEPEVNMVINLHDGSGFYRPQYESKDKNPNRWGNTSIIDQSEVNSTKYADLENIAKEAVENINKALVKEEHQYHLKNTKTQESNDKDMLKALTYFVVSNHKAAFANEASKNLPTHLRVYYHLLAVEYYLKKANIEFQRTFDLTPNGVYRAIEKPLEVKLFNDKILLYLDKPASAINFLPFPINQALNYEASNEITAVISNVNSYSINYGNSLQTRLYPEYFEFSNALDSVEVIVDGKNIQTNFAQKIMVKDNFKIPSIAGVRVNVIGFDRGVDESDIVISKNQMQSRYSLDKKRKIYRVEFYELKNANLADQVLERKTNFKEIKKANIPAKAIEKAEQKDKFIGMILVEFQ
- a CDS encoding NFACT RNA binding domain-containing protein yields the protein MKYTDLIQIKDYFKQFQRLNYLKRLDDNILELSLDHQAFILDLTRGKSGIYQDKLQAKVYNAPFDFMLKKYFSNAKILNLEVLENNRILSFEVLSEKSYKAYGAKIYFEFTGKNTNVIITDTDDIIIEALRHIDKSYRVVKIGEKLQALKAYEIKEEFVKIDDFNVYFKESAKKLQQDRLKDIKENKLLNIDKKIFTLKESIENLEQESDLLKKAQELSQKADVLFANLNSLKDYQREFILQDFNANELAFKLEDTPKNSANEFYKMAKKLKQKAKNINIEREILSEKLDFLINLKDLIAKSTSLRELEVLMPKKSKKTKKEELNAGVSSFYFDEFKISVGRNEKANEYLLKIAKKDDIWLHVKDYPSAHVIITSNKLKISQLVLEFAAKLCVEFSKLSSGVYLVDYTSKNFVKIKEKAFVNYTNYKTLSVLKE
- the dxr gene encoding 1-deoxy-D-xylulose-5-phosphate reductoisomerase, with protein sequence MIVLGSTGSIGVNTLFIAKEKNINIEALSCGKNIKLLNEQIALFKPKFVCIQDEKDKTLVDHDRIFCGQEGLKAMIAECKSSLVVNAIVGFAGLSSSLMVQKLGKILALANKESLVVAGKFFDTSKIKAIDSEHAALKCLIDKRKDIKKLFITASGGAFYNYKIKDLKNVSVKEALKHPNWSMGAKITIDSASMCNKLFEIIEAYHLYGIKQIDALIERKSLVHALCEFKDGGMSAYFSHANMRLSIAQAILDEHEQSFIENLDLLAMPSLKFEKISLKKYPIFSLKDELLKKPDLGVIINSANEYMVYQFLAQKAQFLDIAKGIFKALDYFGVPKINQIEDVFEYDKQVRLYLDKEMK